One window of the Terriglobia bacterium genome contains the following:
- a CDS encoding beta-N-acetylhexosaminidase → MRAVFRLSGGLLLVALALALMVGMPLASAAAPGTLLERGYTVVPAPQKVESKGGDFEIGSGWRLQLGQRVKADDVAVESLKEGLATRHGITLETQGRGPAINLVVQPGSVAIGEATDKNKQALEEQAYRLELAGGGIKITANAPTGLFYGVETLVQLVKHAQGKLWLPVATITDWPDLELRSIYWDDAHHLERTEVLKQALKQAAFYKINGFALKLDGHFEYKTAPAVVDPYALSPQQLQDLTDFGLRDHIQLIPYIDGPGHIAFILKHPEYAKLREFPDSNYELCTTNPDSYKLMEGMYQELLDATKGVNYFVLSTDEPYYVGLADNAQCSEAQTAKQLGSTGKLLAKYLTTTGNYVHDRGRTVIFWAGYPMVAGDISSLPTYLVTRGANYNGTPEFARALKAHGIRGMIRTAPEGTEPLFPSYYLLPASAQFNSSRGGGQAPVSELNKTYQEVSFTWARKETDLIGVLIMAWGDEGLHPETFWLGYVTAGGWAWHPDSPGSAEASESFYHLF, encoded by the coding sequence ATGCGGGCAGTTTTTCGTTTGAGTGGTGGATTGCTTTTGGTGGCCTTGGCCCTGGCGCTTATGGTTGGGATGCCGTTGGCCAGCGCGGCAGCCCCAGGCACGCTGCTTGAACGCGGTTACACCGTGGTTCCCGCGCCGCAGAAGGTGGAATCGAAGGGCGGGGATTTTGAAATCGGCAGCGGGTGGCGGCTGCAATTGGGCCAGAGGGTGAAGGCTGACGATGTGGCGGTGGAAAGCCTGAAAGAGGGCTTGGCGACGCGCCACGGAATTACGCTTGAAACACAGGGACGAGGCCCTGCAATTAATTTGGTTGTACAGCCAGGATCGGTGGCTATCGGCGAGGCAACGGACAAAAACAAACAGGCGCTGGAAGAACAGGCCTACAGGCTGGAGCTGGCGGGCGGCGGAATCAAGATCACGGCCAACGCGCCGACGGGATTGTTCTATGGGGTTGAAACCCTGGTGCAACTGGTGAAGCATGCCCAAGGAAAGCTGTGGCTGCCGGTGGCAACCATCACCGACTGGCCGGACCTCGAGTTGCGCAGCATCTACTGGGACGATGCCCACCATTTGGAGCGGACCGAGGTCTTGAAGCAGGCATTGAAGCAGGCGGCGTTTTACAAGATCAACGGATTCGCCCTCAAACTGGACGGGCATTTTGAATACAAGACCGCACCGGCCGTAGTGGACCCCTACGCTCTCTCGCCTCAACAACTTCAGGACCTGACCGATTTTGGGTTGCGAGATCATATCCAGCTCATCCCCTATATCGATGGGCCGGGTCACATTGCATTTATTCTGAAGCATCCGGAATACGCGAAGTTGCGGGAGTTTCCCGACAGCAACTACGAGCTGTGCACCACGAACCCGGACTCCTACAAGCTGATGGAAGGCATGTACCAGGAATTGCTGGATGCCACGAAGGGCGTTAACTATTTTGTGCTCTCGACCGACGAACCCTATTACGTGGGCTTGGCCGACAACGCCCAATGCAGCGAAGCGCAAACGGCGAAGCAGCTCGGCAGCACAGGCAAGCTCCTGGCAAAATACTTAACAACGACAGGGAACTACGTGCATGATCGTGGGCGGACAGTAATCTTCTGGGCGGGATATCCGATGGTGGCCGGTGATATCTCTTCGCTGCCGACGTACCTGGTAACCCGGGGCGCGAATTATAATGGGACGCCGGAGTTTGCGCGGGCCCTCAAGGCGCACGGGATACGGGGAATGATTCGGACTGCTCCCGAAGGTACGGAACCTCTGTTTCCCAGTTATTATCTTCTGCCGGCTTCTGCCCAGTTCAATTCTTCACGCGGCGGAGGCCAGGCCCCGGTCTCGGAGTTGAACAAGACATATCAGGAGGTGTCATTCACCTGGGCCCGAAAGGAGACTGACTTAATCGGTGTTCTCATAATGGCCTGGGGTGATGAAGGGCTGCACCCGGAGACTTTCTGGCTGGGATATGTGACCGCAGGCGGTTGGGCCTGGCATCCGGATTCGCCGGGATCGGCTGAAGCAAGCGAGAGTTTTTATCACCTTTTTTAG